One window of the Klebsiella sp. WP3-W18-ESBL-02 genome contains the following:
- the pstS gene encoding phosphate ABC transporter substrate-binding protein PstS produces MKVMRTTVATVVAATLSMSAFSAFAAASLTGAGATFPAPVYAKWADTYQKETGNKVNYQGIGSSGGVKQITANTVDFGASDAPLSDEKLAQEGLFQFPTVIGGVVLAVNIPGLKSGELVLDGKTLGDIYLGKIKKWDDEAITKLNPGVKLPSQNIAVVRRADGSGTSFVFTSYLAKVNEEWKSKIGAGSTVNWPTGLGGKGNDGIAAFVQRLPGSIGYVEYAYAKQNNLAYTKLVSADGKPVSPTEDNFANAAKGVDWSKTFAQDLTNQKGDNAWPITSTTFILVHKEQKKPEQGAEVLKFFDWAYKNGGKQANELDYASLPESVVEQVRAAWKTNVKDSSGKALY; encoded by the coding sequence ATGAAAGTTATGCGTACCACTGTCGCAACTGTTGTCGCCGCGACCTTATCGATGAGCGCTTTCTCTGCCTTTGCAGCAGCAAGCCTGACGGGCGCGGGTGCAACTTTCCCTGCGCCGGTGTATGCCAAATGGGCGGATACCTACCAGAAAGAAACCGGTAATAAAGTCAATTACCAGGGTATCGGCTCCTCCGGTGGCGTAAAACAAATTACCGCTAACACCGTGGATTTCGGCGCATCTGATGCTCCGCTGTCTGACGAAAAACTGGCGCAGGAAGGCCTGTTCCAGTTCCCGACCGTGATCGGCGGTGTGGTGCTGGCCGTTAATATCCCTGGCCTGAAATCCGGCGAGCTGGTGCTCGACGGTAAAACGCTGGGCGACATCTACCTGGGTAAAATTAAGAAGTGGGATGACGAAGCCATCACCAAACTGAACCCGGGCGTGAAGCTGCCTTCTCAGAATATCGCCGTGGTCCGTCGTGCTGACGGTTCCGGCACCTCCTTCGTCTTCACCAGCTACCTGGCGAAAGTGAACGAAGAGTGGAAATCTAAAATTGGCGCGGGCTCTACCGTTAACTGGCCGACCGGTCTGGGCGGTAAAGGTAACGACGGTATTGCGGCGTTCGTACAGCGTCTGCCGGGCTCCATCGGCTATGTTGAATACGCGTATGCTAAGCAGAATAACCTGGCTTACACCAAGCTGGTTTCTGCTGATGGCAAACCGGTTAGCCCAACCGAAGACAACTTCGCTAACGCCGCTAAAGGCGTTGACTGGAGCAAAACCTTCGCGCAGGACCTGACCAACCAGAAAGGTGATAACGCGTGGCCGATTACCTCCACCACCTTTATCCTGGTCCACAAAGAGCAGAAGAAACCAGAGCAGGGCGCTGAAGTGCTGAAGTTCTTTGACTGGGCGTACAAAAACGGCGGCAAACAGGCTAACGAACTGGATTATGCCTCTCTGCCGGAAAGCGTGGTTGAGCAGGTTCGTGCTGCATGGAAAACCAACGTAAAAGACAGCAGCGGTAAAGCGCTGTACTGA
- the pstC gene encoding phosphate ABC transporter permease PstC, with protein sequence MAATKPAFNPPGKKGDMIFSALVRLAALIVLLMLGGIIVSLIISSWPSMEKFGFAFLWTKEWDAPNDIYGALVPIYGTLVTSFIALLIAVPVSFGIALFLTELAPNWLKRPLGIAIELLAAIPSIVYGMWGLFIFAPLFATYFQEPVGNILSNIPFVGALFSGPAFGIGILAAGVILAIMIIPYISAVMRDVFEQTPVMMKESAYGIGCTTWEVIWRIVLPFTKNGVIGGVMLGLGRALGETMAVTFIIGNTYQLDSASLYMPGNSITSALANEFAEAESGLHVSALMELGLILFAITFIVLAASKFMIMRLAKNEGAR encoded by the coding sequence ATGGCTGCAACTAAGCCTGCTTTTAACCCACCGGGTAAAAAGGGTGACATGATATTCAGCGCGCTGGTAAGACTGGCTGCGCTGATTGTGCTATTGATGTTGGGCGGGATTATCGTTTCTCTGATCATCTCCTCCTGGCCCAGTATGGAGAAGTTCGGCTTCGCCTTCCTGTGGACCAAAGAGTGGGATGCGCCTAACGACATTTACGGCGCGCTGGTGCCGATTTACGGTACGCTCGTGACCTCCTTTATCGCGCTGCTGATCGCCGTTCCGGTGAGTTTCGGTATCGCACTCTTCCTGACCGAACTGGCGCCAAACTGGCTCAAACGCCCGTTAGGTATCGCCATTGAGCTGCTGGCGGCCATCCCCAGTATCGTGTACGGCATGTGGGGCTTGTTTATCTTCGCGCCGCTGTTCGCGACCTACTTCCAGGAGCCGGTCGGCAATATTCTTTCTAACATCCCGTTTGTCGGCGCGCTGTTCTCCGGCCCGGCATTTGGTATCGGTATCCTGGCGGCCGGGGTTATCCTCGCCATCATGATCATCCCGTATATCTCTGCCGTAATGCGTGATGTGTTCGAGCAAACCCCGGTGATGATGAAAGAGTCGGCCTACGGCATCGGCTGCACCACCTGGGAGGTTATCTGGCGTATCGTTCTGCCGTTCACCAAAAACGGGGTGATAGGCGGCGTCATGCTCGGCCTGGGCCGCGCGCTGGGTGAAACGATGGCGGTGACCTTTATCATCGGCAACACCTACCAGCTCGATAGCGCCTCGCTGTATATGCCTGGCAACAGCATTACCTCCGCGCTGGCGAACGAATTCGCCGAAGCGGAATCTGGCCTGCACGTGTCTGCGCTGATGGAACTGGGCCTGATCCTGTTTGCGATTACCTTTATCGTACTGGCCGCATCGAAGTTCATGATCATGCGCCTCGCGAAGAATGAGGGGGCACGCTAA